In one Limosilactobacillus oris genomic region, the following are encoded:
- a CDS encoding GNAT family N-acetyltransferase, with the protein MQFQVEDHRIVASDPGQPLIGEISFPAVSDDRVVVERVFVHPDYQGQGIAARLVQHFVDYAKEQHWTVKLMCPYAKAQFKQHLEYQELLLPKDRINLN; encoded by the coding sequence ATGCAATTTCAAGTTGAAGATCACCGGATTGTTGCCAGCGACCCTGGTCAGCCGTTGATTGGCGAAATCAGTTTCCCCGCCGTCAGCGACGACCGGGTCGTGGTGGAGCGTGTGTTTGTCCACCCTGATTACCAGGGCCAAGGCATCGCTGCCCGGCTGGTCCAACACTTTGTGGACTACGCCAAGGAACAGCACTGGACCGTCAAGTTAATGTGTCCTTACGCTAAGGCCCAGTTTAAGCAGCATCTGGAATACCAAGAACTGCTATTGCCAAAAGATCGGATCAATCTCAACTAG
- a CDS encoding AEC family transporter, producing the protein MISIFLSAVSGVLIILIMVVVGFVLNERGWFNEQSPRVISRLVTQISLPCYMVTTIMHDFSAEQLKTLLPDLRYPVISMLILFALSFAVARAIGIKRAHIGLFSSMFFNSNTVFIGLPINLALFGNSSIPYVLVYYMANTTFFWTLGVWLIQKDGLHEAKIDPLTAIKKIFSPPLLGFILGVILVMLHVSLPKFIMSDLSYIGALTIPMSMIFIGIAISNAGLSRMRLSRDAWGILLGRFLFAPALMALLVLPSSMSPLMKQVFILQAAMPVMTNAPVVSKLYHADDSYAAIMVTETTVLSVIVIPILMVIIKTFL; encoded by the coding sequence ATGATCTCCATCTTCCTGTCCGCCGTCTCCGGTGTCCTGATTATCCTAATAATGGTCGTCGTCGGCTTCGTGCTGAACGAGCGCGGCTGGTTTAACGAACAATCGCCCCGAGTTATTTCCCGGCTTGTCACCCAAATCTCGCTTCCGTGCTACATGGTGACCACGATCATGCACGACTTTTCGGCGGAGCAGTTGAAGACCCTGCTACCGGACCTTCGCTATCCGGTGATTTCCATGCTGATTCTCTTTGCCCTTTCCTTTGCGGTGGCACGGGCAATTGGCATCAAGCGCGCCCACATTGGTCTCTTTTCGTCGATGTTTTTTAATTCCAATACCGTCTTTATCGGCCTGCCCATCAACCTTGCCCTATTCGGCAACTCATCAATCCCGTACGTTCTCGTCTACTACATGGCGAACACGACCTTCTTCTGGACGCTTGGTGTCTGGCTGATTCAAAAAGACGGTTTGCACGAGGCCAAGATCGACCCACTCACGGCCATCAAGAAGATTTTTTCACCGCCACTGCTGGGCTTTATCCTGGGGGTCATTTTAGTAATGCTCCACGTCAGCCTGCCGAAGTTTATCATGAGTGACCTCTCTTACATCGGCGCCCTGACGATTCCAATGTCGATGATCTTTATCGGGATTGCGATTTCCAACGCCGGCCTCAGCCGGATGCGGCTTTCCCGGGACGCCTGGGGGATTTTGCTGGGTCGCTTCCTCTTTGCACCCGCGTTGATGGCCCTGTTGGTATTGCCGAGTTCAATGTCGCCGCTGATGAAGCAGGTCTTTATTCTCCAGGCTGCGATGCCAGTAATGACTAACGCCCCGGTTGTTTCGAAACTCTACCACGCTGACGATAGCTACGCCGCCATCATGGTGACGGAAACGACGGTTTTAAGTGTGATTGTGATTCCAATCCTAATGGTAATCATCAAGACCTTCCTGTAG
- a CDS encoding helix-turn-helix domain-containing protein, with translation MSNRTSNHTLNQRLVAVVKVLERKHSLSGVARELGIARTTLRRWIVNYQNNGVAGLKESHTCRRYPTDLKRAAVLDYLDNHYSQLECCRKYNISSRSLLMRWVNQYTNGKTLKKITGGSTKMKTPRKTTYDQRLEIVHFTLANDKDYQTAVRKYGVSYSQVYSWVRKYERDGRKALVDHRGHQMQKPALAKLSKEEQLERRIKELEARNQDLAAENFFLKKLSALEDEDKK, from the coding sequence ATGTCCAATCGAACTAGTAATCATACTCTAAATCAGCGGCTAGTAGCCGTGGTAAAGGTTCTGGAGAGAAAGCACTCTTTAAGCGGGGTGGCCCGAGAACTGGGAATTGCCAGGACAACTTTAAGAAGGTGGATCGTTAACTACCAGAATAATGGGGTGGCGGGCTTAAAGGAGTCACACACTTGTCGCCGTTATCCTACTGACCTCAAGCGAGCGGCGGTCCTGGATTATCTGGACAATCATTACTCGCAACTAGAGTGCTGTCGTAAGTATAATATCTCCAGTCGTAGTCTTCTCATGCGTTGGGTGAACCAGTATACTAACGGTAAAACCTTGAAGAAGATTACGGGAGGTTCTACCAAGATGAAAACACCGCGGAAAACTACTTACGATCAACGGCTGGAAATTGTCCACTTCACGCTTGCCAATGATAAGGACTACCAAACAGCGGTGAGGAAGTATGGTGTTTCTTACAGCCAGGTTTATAGCTGGGTTCGGAAATATGAACGTGACGGTCGAAAAGCACTCGTTGATCATCGCGGACATCAAATGCAAAAACCGGCTTTGGCTAAGTTAAGTAAAGAAGAACAATTGGAACGGCGGATTAAGGAACTAGAAGCCCGCAATCAAGACCTCGCCGCGGAAAACTTCTTCCTAAAAAAATTAAGTGCCCTGGAGGACGAAGACAAGAAGTAA
- a CDS encoding aminopeptidase C, with translation MSFSISNEDIANFRADYNSRRDSRVLERTVTKNGVRNASFDWHSIADDTPHFSIDLKTGDVADQKQSGRCWMFAALNTMRHEMQQKFNLPDNFELSQAYQFFWDKFEKANYFYENVIRTANKPTDSRKVAWLMAAPQSDGGQWDMLCALISKYGVMPKAAMPESFNSSNSRGINDVLNNKLRHDAVILRGMINNDHASKDELNATRQKMLNEVYRMLAYTFGEPVQHFDFEYRTKKDNEYHRDANITPQEFFKKYVGWNLDDYVSIIQAPTADKKYHQTYTIDMLGNVVGGRQIKHLNLPMDEFKQLAIDQLKAGESVWFGSDVVKYSETKLGIMALNTYKYDELFDVDLDMTKAEMLDYGQSMMDHAMVLTGVDIVDGKPTKWKVENSWGNKVGHKGYFVMSNEWMDQYCFQVVINKKYLSDKLLKEQAQDPIVLKPWDPMGTLA, from the coding sequence ATGAGTTTTTCCATTTCTAACGAAGACATCGCTAATTTCCGGGCCGACTACAACAGCCGGCGGGACAGTCGCGTCTTAGAGCGCACCGTCACCAAAAACGGGGTCCGCAATGCCAGCTTTGATTGGCACTCCATTGCTGACGACACCCCGCACTTTTCGATTGACCTCAAGACGGGAGACGTAGCTGACCAAAAGCAATCCGGCCGCTGCTGGATGTTCGCCGCCCTCAACACCATGCGTCACGAGATGCAGCAGAAGTTCAACCTGCCCGACAACTTTGAGCTCTCCCAGGCCTACCAATTCTTCTGGGACAAGTTTGAAAAGGCCAACTACTTCTACGAAAACGTTATTCGGACGGCCAACAAGCCCACCGATAGCCGGAAGGTAGCCTGGCTGATGGCTGCACCGCAAAGCGATGGTGGACAATGGGATATGCTTTGTGCCCTAATCAGCAAGTACGGGGTGATGCCAAAGGCCGCCATGCCAGAATCATTCAACTCCAGCAACTCCCGGGGAATCAACGACGTCTTAAACAACAAGCTCCGCCACGACGCCGTCATCTTGCGGGGGATGATCAACAACGACCACGCCAGCAAAGACGAATTAAACGCTACCCGGCAGAAGATGCTCAACGAGGTCTACCGGATGCTGGCCTACACTTTTGGCGAACCAGTCCAACACTTTGACTTCGAATACCGGACCAAGAAGGACAATGAATACCACCGCGATGCCAACATCACGCCACAGGAATTCTTTAAGAAGTACGTCGGCTGGAACCTGGACGACTACGTATCAATCATCCAGGCCCCAACCGCGGACAAGAAGTACCACCAGACCTACACCATTGATATGCTGGGGAACGTGGTCGGGGGCCGCCAGATCAAGCACCTCAACCTGCCAATGGACGAATTCAAGCAGCTGGCGATTGACCAGTTAAAGGCCGGTGAAAGCGTTTGGTTCGGTTCCGATGTCGTTAAGTACTCCGAAACCAAGCTCGGAATCATGGCCCTCAACACCTACAAGTACGACGAACTCTTCGACGTGGACCTCGACATGACCAAGGCCGAAATGCTTGATTACGGTCAGAGCATGATGGACCACGCAATGGTCTTGACCGGGGTTGATATTGTGGACGGCAAACCAACCAAGTGGAAGGTCGAAAACTCCTGGGGCAATAAGGTCGGTCACAAGGGCTACTTCGTCATGAGCAACGAGTGGATGGACCAGTACTGCTTCCAGGTTGTCATCAACAAGAAGTACCTGTCTGACAAGCTACTGAAGGAACAGGCGCAAGACCCAATCGTTCTCAAGCCATGGGACCCAATGGGAACGCTGGCCTAA
- a CDS encoding IS3 family transposase — protein sequence MRYQAIQATCQAFPGQLVKRLCALAQVSRSAYYRWLSRPLPTKEAVNKQLKARLRQAYWEMKGTWGYRRLTMLINRRYNCHYNHKRIRRLLVEMNLRAVIRRPRHSCTIARGQSYEPNLLNRDFTAKRLNEKWVTDVTYLTYGNGQKAYLSAVKDLYNGEIISYVVSQRNDNPLVMKTLEQALKLYPTAKPLLHSDRGFQYTSKEFARLTAEHGISRSMSRVGKCIDNAPMESFWSHYKDEAYYGQIFRSYEELVTSIDQYIYFYNHHRYQVKLNSLTPVEYRHQAA from the coding sequence ATGCGATATCAGGCCATTCAGGCTACTTGTCAGGCTTTTCCAGGGCAATTAGTCAAGCGACTTTGTGCTCTTGCCCAGGTCTCACGATCAGCTTACTATCGCTGGCTTTCCCGACCACTTCCTACTAAAGAAGCAGTCAATAAGCAACTAAAAGCGCGGCTCAGACAGGCCTATTGGGAAATGAAGGGTACCTGGGGCTACCGCAGACTAACGATGCTCATTAATCGCCGCTATAACTGCCACTACAACCACAAGCGCATTCGGCGACTTCTCGTTGAAATGAACCTGCGGGCGGTGATTCGTCGTCCTCGTCACAGCTGCACAATCGCTCGTGGACAAAGCTATGAGCCGAACCTCCTTAACCGCGATTTCACAGCTAAACGGTTAAATGAAAAGTGGGTAACTGATGTAACATATCTGACTTATGGTAATGGTCAAAAAGCCTATCTCAGTGCTGTTAAGGACTTATACAACGGCGAGATTATTAGTTATGTCGTTAGCCAGCGCAATGACAACCCATTGGTAATGAAGACGCTTGAACAGGCTTTAAAACTCTATCCGACTGCCAAACCATTACTTCATAGTGATCGTGGTTTCCAATACACTTCCAAGGAGTTTGCTCGTTTGACGGCCGAGCATGGTATCAGTCGCAGTATGTCCCGCGTCGGGAAGTGCATTGATAATGCCCCGATGGAAAGTTTCTGGAGCCACTATAAGGACGAGGCCTACTATGGACAAATCTTCCGAAGCTATGAGGAACTAGTCACTTCAATTGATCAATATATCTACTTCTACAATCATCACCGTTATCAAGTAAAATTAA
- a CDS encoding dUTP diphosphatase: MKRGFKIVTAKKDQGLTLPQRQTAQAAGYDFAASEDFTLPSIWKGNFLKALWTLHQQKQLGDADFQAADKCLKPYLVPTGIKAYMGKDEFLLLANRSSGPLKRRLILPNGIGIVDADYYDNESNEGEIFFQLINFGLKDYHIKKGERIGQGIFLPYLLADEETAPQAQRTGGFGSTKK; encoded by the coding sequence GTGAAACGTGGATTTAAAATTGTCACGGCCAAGAAGGACCAGGGGCTAACCCTCCCCCAGCGGCAGACAGCTCAGGCCGCAGGGTATGATTTTGCTGCCTCAGAAGATTTTACCCTCCCGTCAATCTGGAAGGGGAATTTTCTCAAAGCACTGTGGACCCTTCACCAGCAAAAGCAGCTGGGCGACGCTGATTTTCAGGCGGCGGATAAGTGCCTGAAACCATACCTGGTCCCAACTGGCATCAAGGCCTACATGGGCAAGGACGAGTTTCTCCTGTTAGCCAACCGGTCGAGTGGTCCTCTCAAGCGGCGGCTAATCCTGCCCAACGGAATCGGGATTGTTGATGCCGACTACTATGACAACGAGAGCAACGAGGGAGAAATTTTCTTCCAATTAATTAACTTTGGCTTGAAAGATTACCACATCAAGAAGGGCGAACGGATTGGCCAGGGAATTTTCCTGCCCTACCTGCTTGCCGATGAAGAAACAGCCCCCCAGGCCCAGCGGACAGGTGGCTTTGGTTCAACGAAAAAGTAA
- a CDS encoding PIN/TRAM domain-containing protein, with protein sequence MLKRIIRLIYILLGATVGFYYLPLLWDVFNWQLDRSLLFFMDVAIGAIIFWLLSLALMKPTLNVIHQVEHDLTSKSPIYIFFGALLTILGLVLAVLISIPLWRTRIPVINNVLPILLMIVFSYYGFKIGTSRLDDWKNLATLRRNKDAGGQHEVIKQQDANYHHYKILDTNILIDGRIYDLVKTGFLEGTLLVPNFVLYELQYIADSGESIKRVRGRRGLDILNKLRKEKIVPIEMYDGDFEDIPEVDSKLIALAKKVNGAIVTNDYNLNKVIQFQNVDVLNINNLAKSLRPRVIPGEKLNVVVVKKGTERQQGVAYLDDGTMVVVEDGRYFMNQPIEVEVTSALQTDAGRMIFARPVHSQKGINSQNPAKDKKDKK encoded by the coding sequence ATGCTGAAACGAATAATTCGCTTGATTTATATATTGCTTGGGGCAACGGTTGGTTTTTACTACCTGCCACTGCTCTGGGATGTTTTTAACTGGCAACTTGACCGTTCGCTTTTGTTCTTCATGGATGTTGCCATCGGTGCTATTATTTTTTGGTTATTATCCTTAGCACTCATGAAGCCAACCCTGAACGTGATTCACCAGGTGGAGCATGACCTGACCAGCAAGAGCCCGATTTATATCTTCTTTGGGGCCCTGCTCACGATCCTGGGCCTTGTGCTGGCCGTCCTAATTTCAATTCCCCTCTGGCGGACCCGGATTCCGGTAATCAACAATGTTTTGCCGATTCTGCTGATGATTGTCTTCAGTTACTACGGTTTCAAGATTGGGACCTCACGGTTGGATGATTGGAAAAACCTGGCAACCCTGCGCCGCAATAAGGACGCTGGGGGCCAGCATGAGGTCATCAAGCAACAGGACGCCAACTATCACCATTACAAGATTTTGGACACTAATATCCTGATTGATGGGCGGATCTACGACCTGGTCAAGACCGGCTTCTTAGAAGGAACCCTACTGGTGCCGAATTTCGTCCTCTACGAGCTGCAATACATTGCTGACTCGGGCGAAAGCATCAAGCGGGTCCGCGGTCGGCGGGGCTTAGATATTTTGAATAAGCTGCGCAAGGAAAAAATCGTTCCAATCGAGATGTACGACGGTGATTTTGAGGATATTCCGGAAGTCGATAGTAAGCTGATTGCCCTCGCCAAGAAGGTCAACGGGGCGATCGTCACTAACGACTACAACCTCAACAAGGTCATCCAGTTCCAAAACGTTGATGTCTTAAACATCAATAACCTGGCAAAGTCGCTGCGTCCACGGGTCATTCCAGGCGAAAAGCTCAACGTGGTCGTGGTCAAGAAGGGGACGGAACGCCAGCAGGGGGTTGCCTACCTGGATGATGGCACGATGGTCGTAGTTGAGGATGGCCGTTACTTCATGAACCAACCGATTGAGGTCGAGGTCACCAGCGCCCTCCAGACGGATGCGGGGCGGATGATTTTTGCCCGGCCGGTACACTCCCAAAAGGGAATCAATAGTCAAAATCCTGCCAAGGATAAGAAGGACAAGAAGTAA
- the radA gene encoding DNA repair protein RadA, producing MAKVRTQYVCQNCGYSSRRYLGRCPNCGEWNSLVEEQVQSESKAAATRATTTLTGLVAKPQKISEINSKETPRVKTKLNELNRVLGGGIVPGSLILIGGDPGIGKSTLLLQVSGQLSDEHHRVLYVSGEESGTQIKMRAERLGVSGDEFYVYPETNMDSIKETIRDLKPEYVVIDSVQTMQATDVSSAIGSVSQIREVTAQLMQIAKSNNITVFVVGHVTKGGALAGPKILEHMVDTVLYFEGDLHHTYRILRSVKNRFGSTNELGIFEMHTNGLSEVKNPSEIFLEERLRDATGSSVVVSLEGTRPILVEIQALVTPTVYGNAQRTATGLSRNRVSLIMAVLEKRANLMLQNQDAYLKAAGGVKLDEPAIDLAIAVSIASSYRDKGTRPADAFVGEVGLTGEIRRVNRIEQRVAEAQKLGFERIFIPKNNLKGWTPPTGIEVVGVTTLREALRLALG from the coding sequence ATGGCAAAGGTACGGACACAGTACGTGTGTCAAAATTGCGGTTATAGCTCCCGCCGTTACCTTGGTCGGTGCCCCAACTGCGGGGAATGGAACTCGTTGGTAGAAGAACAAGTTCAATCAGAAAGCAAGGCCGCGGCGACGCGGGCAACGACGACCCTGACCGGGTTGGTTGCTAAGCCGCAAAAAATTAGTGAAATTAATAGTAAGGAAACGCCCCGGGTCAAGACCAAGCTCAATGAGCTGAACCGGGTTCTCGGTGGTGGGATCGTTCCTGGCTCCCTAATCCTGATTGGTGGGGATCCCGGTATCGGGAAATCAACCCTCCTTCTTCAGGTTTCCGGCCAGCTCAGTGACGAACACCACCGGGTCCTGTATGTTTCAGGAGAGGAAAGCGGCACCCAGATTAAGATGCGGGCAGAACGCCTCGGCGTGTCCGGGGATGAATTTTATGTTTACCCGGAAACCAATATGGATAGTATTAAGGAAACGATCCGTGACCTCAAGCCCGAATACGTAGTGATTGACTCTGTCCAAACAATGCAGGCAACGGACGTCAGTTCAGCAATCGGTAGTGTTTCTCAAATTCGGGAAGTTACTGCCCAGTTGATGCAAATTGCCAAGAGCAATAACATTACGGTTTTCGTCGTGGGCCACGTGACCAAAGGCGGTGCCCTAGCCGGGCCGAAGATTCTGGAGCACATGGTGGACACAGTGCTCTACTTTGAAGGGGACCTCCACCATACTTACCGGATCCTCCGCTCGGTCAAGAACCGTTTTGGCTCGACCAATGAACTGGGGATTTTTGAAATGCACACCAACGGCCTCAGTGAGGTCAAGAACCCCTCAGAGATTTTTCTTGAGGAACGACTTCGTGATGCCACCGGTTCTTCCGTAGTGGTTTCCCTGGAGGGGACGCGGCCCATTCTGGTAGAAATTCAAGCCCTGGTGACTCCCACGGTCTACGGGAATGCGCAGCGAACTGCTACCGGTTTAAGTCGAAACAGAGTATCATTGATAATGGCCGTCTTGGAAAAGCGAGCCAACCTGATGCTGCAAAATCAGGATGCCTACCTCAAAGCAGCGGGCGGTGTCAAGCTGGATGAACCGGCAATCGACCTGGCAATCGCGGTCAGCATTGCTTCCAGCTACCGGGATAAGGGGACACGTCCCGCCGACGCCTTCGTTGGCGAAGTCGGTTTGACCGGTGAAATTCGCCGGGTGAACCGGATTGAACAGCGGGTCGCTGAGGCGCAGAAGCTCGGCTTTGAACGAATCTTCATCCCCAAGAACAACTTAAAGGGGTGGACACCACCAACCGGGATTGAGGTCGTCGGGGTTACGACTTTACGTGAAGCACTCCGGCTGGCCCTCGGCTAG
- the rpiA gene encoding ribose-5-phosphate isomerase RpiA: MNQDELKAQTGRESVKYIKSGMIVGLGTGSTVRYMVDELGKQVQEGKLTDIIGVTTSTRTAKQARDLGITIKDIDDVDHIDLCIDGADEVSDDFQGIKGGGGALLWEKIVANASNKIIWIVDESKLVHKLGKFPLPVEVIPFGAQLVFNRLEKKDYKPSWRMDGDHKFLTDEKNYIIDLHLEEIDHPVELADELIHMVGLVETGLFLNRVNDVIVGTQNGPKILHAR; this comes from the coding sequence ATGAATCAAGACGAATTAAAAGCACAAACGGGACGGGAATCTGTCAAGTACATTAAGTCCGGCATGATCGTCGGCCTGGGAACGGGCTCCACGGTCCGCTACATGGTCGATGAACTCGGTAAGCAGGTCCAGGAAGGCAAGCTCACCGACATCATCGGGGTTACGACCTCCACCCGGACGGCTAAACAGGCCCGGGACCTGGGAATTACCATCAAGGATATTGACGACGTTGACCACATCGACCTGTGCATTGACGGAGCCGACGAGGTCAGCGACGACTTCCAGGGAATCAAGGGTGGCGGTGGCGCCCTCCTCTGGGAAAAGATCGTTGCCAATGCCTCCAACAAGATCATTTGGATCGTTGACGAAAGCAAGCTGGTCCACAAGCTCGGCAAGTTCCCGTTGCCAGTCGAAGTCATCCCCTTTGGCGCTCAACTGGTCTTCAACCGGCTGGAAAAGAAGGACTACAAGCCAAGCTGGCGGATGGACGGTGACCACAAGTTCCTGACTGACGAGAAGAACTACATCATCGACCTCCACCTGGAAGAAATTGACCACCCGGTAGAACTGGCCGACGAACTGATCCACATGGTCGGGCTCGTTGAAACCGGTCTCTTCCTCAACCGGGTCAACGACGTCATCGTCGGCACCCAGAATGGTCCGAAAATTTTGCACGCCCGGTAA
- a CDS encoding alpha/beta hydrolase, whose translation MVIHEIENNPELTGQVRLIDNVTYAAVDGRPLKMAILEPWTQRFPLKYHPAPRPLIVFVQGSSWRVGKMGEQIPQLVQFVKAGYVVATVQHRNTLDGYPFPAFLEDVKTAIRYLRRRAVKFAIDPDRVAIWGTSSGANAAMLVGLTGDDPRYAGHLYRTESDRVNAVVSCFAPMDVLDTFDYTAAVPGSELLKFCLLGMDRKKWPEIAKDMSPLDQVKPGQDYPPFLLFHGDADKVVPYQQMVKMYDKLEADGYDVAAYRVKGANHEKDFWSERIYQTVLEFLDKKVK comes from the coding sequence ATGGTAATTCATGAGATTGAAAATAATCCAGAGCTGACAGGACAGGTACGCCTGATTGACAACGTTACTTACGCGGCGGTGGATGGGCGGCCGCTTAAAATGGCGATTCTGGAGCCCTGGACCCAGCGCTTCCCCCTCAAGTACCATCCTGCGCCCCGGCCGCTGATCGTCTTTGTCCAGGGTAGCTCCTGGCGGGTTGGCAAGATGGGGGAACAGATTCCCCAGCTGGTTCAGTTTGTTAAGGCGGGCTATGTCGTGGCGACAGTTCAACACCGGAATACCCTCGATGGCTACCCGTTCCCGGCCTTCCTGGAGGACGTTAAGACGGCCATCCGCTACCTGCGGCGGCGAGCAGTTAAGTTTGCGATTGATCCCGACCGGGTAGCGATTTGGGGGACGTCCTCCGGTGCCAACGCGGCAATGCTGGTCGGCCTGACCGGTGATGATCCCCGTTATGCTGGTCACCTCTATCGGACCGAGTCTGACCGGGTCAACGCGGTCGTCAGCTGCTTTGCCCCGATGGACGTGCTCGACACCTTCGACTACACGGCGGCGGTCCCGGGCAGCGAACTGCTCAAGTTCTGCTTGCTGGGGATGGATCGCAAGAAGTGGCCGGAAATCGCTAAGGATATGAGCCCGCTCGACCAAGTCAAACCGGGACAGGATTACCCGCCATTCCTTCTCTTTCACGGCGATGCTGACAAGGTCGTCCCTTACCAGCAAATGGTCAAGATGTACGATAAGCTGGAAGCGGACGGCTATGATGTTGCCGCTTACCGGGTAAAGGGTGCCAACCACGAAAAGGATTTCTGGAGCGAACGAATCTACCAGACCGTTCTGGAATTCTTGGATAAAAAAGTGAAGTAA
- a CDS encoding 2,3-bisphosphoglycerate-dependent phosphoglycerate mutase has translation MVDLVIVRHGQSQANRDNIFTGWTDVPLTPKGIEQGVAVGKALKRTGIQFADANTSYMARAIVTTNIILGEIDQLYIPVHKTWRLNERHYGALSGRNKAVVKAEVGADQLHRWRRGYTEVPPKLAHHQHDRRYDRLGVQMPLSESLAMTQRRLLPFWQDQVAPRLLDGKNQLIVAHGSSLRALIKYLDKIPDDEIDQVEVPNGKPIWYRFDEHLHVVKKTFITTEDE, from the coding sequence ATGGTAGACTTAGTAATCGTTCGTCATGGTCAGAGCCAGGCCAACCGGGATAACATTTTCACCGGTTGGACGGATGTCCCGCTGACACCGAAGGGAATTGAGCAGGGCGTCGCGGTCGGCAAGGCACTCAAGCGGACCGGCATTCAATTCGCCGATGCCAACACGTCCTACATGGCCCGGGCGATTGTCACGACTAATATTATTTTGGGTGAAATTGACCAGTTATATATTCCGGTCCACAAGACCTGGCGCTTGAACGAACGCCACTATGGCGCCTTGTCCGGGCGTAATAAAGCTGTTGTGAAGGCGGAAGTCGGTGCTGACCAGCTGCACCGCTGGCGGCGAGGTTATACCGAAGTACCGCCGAAACTGGCTCACCACCAGCATGACCGCCGTTATGACCGGCTTGGAGTACAGATGCCGTTGAGCGAAAGCCTGGCGATGACCCAGCGGCGCTTGCTACCGTTTTGGCAAGACCAGGTGGCTCCCCGGCTCCTGGACGGCAAAAACCAACTGATCGTAGCCCATGGGAGTTCGTTGCGGGCCCTGATTAAATACCTGGATAAAATTCCAGACGATGAGATTGACCAGGTTGAAGTACCAAATGGCAAGCCAATCTGGTACCGGTTCGATGAGCACCTGCACGTAGTTAAGAAGACCTTTATCACGACGGAGGACGAATAA